Genomic segment of Paenibacillaceae bacterium GAS479:
GGTTGAGTTTGATCTGGTGCAATTCCAGAACTCCGGAGCTTGGGAAGAGACAGCGGCTGGCAGCGAATCTACGCTGCTGGGTGACCATTTTACGCATACGATTCGGTTGCCCCGATTGATCGATGTCCCAAACGCAGGCGAGGCATTCGAGCAGCTTACCGAGGCCGCGGCTGATTCTGGGCCGGACGGCTTCTGGCTTCGCCAGCAGCGCTTCGCCGAGCTGCTGCGCATTCTTGAAGCTGCCGGACGCGAAGGAGCGCAAGGTGCGGCTGCCGCTTCAGTTGCGGAGCAGGCTGCGGCCTATATGAAGCGGCATTTCCGTGAGTCTGCGAGCAATGCAGAGCTGGCTGAGGCGCTCGGCTTCCATGCGGTTTATATAGCTCGCTGCATGGTTGAGGTGTTCGGTTGTACGCCGCAGCAGTACCTGCTGTATTACCGGCTGGACCGGGCTAAGCTGCTACTGCTGTCCACCGATTGGCCCATTGCGCAGGTTGCGGAGGCATGCGGTTTCCGTCAGCTGCCGCATTTTACCCGCCTCTTCGCCGCTCATGCTGGCATGCCACCGCTCCGGTTCCGCAAGCGATTCACGCCCGAGGTTCCATACTAAGAGCTTATCCAAAAATAGTTGGATAATAAAGGGTACGAGATGATGAGCGATGCGAATCCAAACGTGGAAACTGCCCCATGAGTTTTGGGACATCCGGGCTCTTGGCCTGAAGATGGTCGAGGAATGGGAAGGCATCGGCTGGGAATGGCAGCGCGTCGATGGCAGTCTGGTCAAGGCCCCTCTTACCCTTGAAGCCGTTGGGAAAAGCCCAACGGCTCGGGGAAAAAAGGCATCACGAGAAGCGTGTGGTGGACCAGAGCAGGCTCTCGTTAGCGATCGTGATCGACGGGTCCAATCGGCATTCAAGTTGCTGGACGAAACGTTGAGCCGCATGATGGTAGAGCCGGGTCCAACGATACCACAGCCGAATTTATGCGCTGATGCGGGCTACCAGGGAAAAGAGGCTCGTCAACACGTCGAAGAACATGGCTATATCCCTCGCATCCACTCCAGAGGTAAAGAGAAGCAAGATGTAGAACACGGCAAACATCCCCGCCGCTGGGCATTGACATATCGGTAAATTCCGATATAATTAGGTTATGGACTTACTCGAAATATTCAAAGCTCTCTCAAATCGTACACGCCTTGAAATCTTGAAAGGTTTGAAGGATCCCGTGAAAAACTTCCCTCCGCAGGATGAAGGTGACGTTCTTACGGTGGGAGTTTGCGTCAGTAGTATTCAAGAAGGCGTCGGATTGTCGCAGTCAACGGTGTCTGATTATCTGGCAACTCTGCAACGAGCGGGCTTGGTCGAAGTCAGACGTATCGGTCAGTGGACTTACTACAAGCGGAACGAAGCAACCATCAGTGCTCTTGCTGAGATTATAGGGAAAGGAGGGTTGTAATTTTTTTTGCCACGTAATATCGAAAATTCCCGATATCCCATTTTACCGAAAAGAGGAGAATTTGCAATGAAAGCGATCATACTTAAATCATTTGGCGGCCCGGAATCGTTCGAGCTTTGCGACGTGCCCAAGCCTGTGCCGCAAGCGGGACAGGTCCTGGTCCGGGTACATGCAACTTCTATTAATCCGTTGGATTACCAGGTCCGACGTGGCGATTATCCCGACTTGGTGCAACTGCCGGCCATTACCGGACACGACGTATCTGGCGTTGTGGAAGAAGTCGGGCCGGGTGTGACGGCCTTCACCCCAGGAGACGAAGTCTGGTACACCCCGCAAATATTTGACGGGCCGGGAAGCTATGCCGAGTACCACGTTGCTTCCGAAAGCATTATCGGGAAGAAGCCTTCCTCGTTGAGCCATCTTGAGGCGGCAAGCCTAACCTTGGTTGGCGGGACGGCTTGGGAAGCACTAATCGTGCGTGCCGGGCTAAGAGTGGGGGAAAGCATTCTAGTTCACGGCGGTGCGGGAGGAGTCGGTCATGTGGCGATCCAGCTCGCAAAAGCCATGGGAGCAAGGGTGTTCACGACCGTGCGCAAAGCGAACTTTGAGTTCGCACGTAGTTTGGGTGCCGATGTGGTCATCGACTACATGAAGGAGGATTATGTCGATGCCATCATGCGGGAAACGGGTGGCCGTGGGGTTGATGTCGTGTTCGATACTATCGGCGGCAACACATTGTCGCGCAGCCCCGACGCGCTCGCACAACTTGGCCGCGTGGTCACGATCGTGGACATTGCACAGCCACAAAACGTCATTGAGGCCTGGGGCAAGAACGCAAGTTATCACTTCGTTTTCACAAGACAAAACCGTGGCAAGCTGGATGAGTTGAGTGCATTGGTAGAGCGCGGTCAGTTGCGGCCACATGTTGGCGCCGTCTATTCGCTTGCCGACATTCCGCTCGCCCATGCCCGGCTGGAGAGTCCGAGCAACGGTATTCAAGGAAAAATCGCGATTGCAGTTGAGCCTTCGGCTCATCTCGTAAGTGAGTAACTTCATTTTATCTGTGCACTTATTGTGTGGAGGGTAAGCGGAGGGAACTGGCCTTTTGAAGAAGCAACGCGTTCGCCTTTGTAGGCGGATTGCCCCCTTATAAGGGGGCAATCCCACTACAAGAGGAGTTGGAAGCAGGATTGGTTCGCGCGGCGATTTCAACTGTTAAAGCTTCTAGTTCACCTTATACATTAATGGATATTAATGCATAAGATTCCACCGGATGCAGATGCTACAGGAATGATTCAGCAGCTTCGCTAATACGGAGCTCTCTGAATCAGAGAGCCTATACCATCCGGGAGGTCAATCTTATGTGTACCCGATTTTCCCTCGCGAGCGACATCAGCGAGCTGAAACAGCATTTCCGCATCGAAAAACATTTCGCCCTTGACGCCAAGCGTTACAATATCGCTCCGATCCAGTCCATTCCTGTTGTCCGCAACGACCGTCAAGGTGTTCGGATTCTGGATGAAGCTAGATGGGGCTTATTTCCATTCTGGGCCAAAGACTCGGTTAATGCCGATGCAGGTGCATTAGAGTCAAAGCCTTTCTTTAAACGGATGCTGGCAAGCGGTAGATGTATTATTCCTTGCAGCGGCTTGTACGGCTGGGAGCAGCAGGAAGTGTATAACAACCCAAGGCAACGGCGCGAGGAAAACCGTCCCCGCCAGCCCCGCGCCATGCATATTCAGGTTCAGGGCCGCCCTCTGTTCGGGATGGCCGGTCTTTATGAGGAATGGCGCACGCCGGAGGGGCGATTGGCCCGAGCTGCCACAATCGTGACGGTGCCGGCTTCTGGAGCGTTGTCGCAATGGCAGGAGCGAGTGCCGGTCGTCATGGACGAGGAGGGGATGGAGGAGTGGCTGCATCCGTCGATCCGCGACTTTTCGTTCCTGAGACGGCATCTTCAGCCGCTTGAGCCTTTCCAGCTTCGTATCTACCCAGTGAGCAATGCGGTGGATGACGAGCAGTACGAGGCACCAGACTGCATCAAGGAAATTCAGCTAGCATAACTTCAATTCGGTTGTCCCTCGCCATCCCACCGCAAATAAAGACGAAAAATACCTTCTTTTAGCGAAATATGAGGAAGTTTACTTTATTGGAGGATATTTGCGTTAAAGGGAGAATTATAATGGTTCTGCGAGTGTTGCCAAAAGGATTCAAGCAATGTCTTGCCGGCCGCATGAACGGGAATGAGGAGGGACAGCCAATGTCACGTGTACAGCCGATCAGTGAAGCGGTTATCGCGAAAGGAAGAACTCCGGTTCGTATCGTTGGAATCGGAGCATCGGCCGGCGGTCTGGAAGGACTCAAAAGCTTCTTCCAGCATGCCAGTCCGGATACCGGACTGGCTTTTGTCATTATTCAGCATCTGTCTCCCGATCATAAGGGTCTGATGAACGAAATCCTCTCTTTACATACACCGATGAGCATTCATATAGCACGCAATGGCATGGAGGTACAGTCCAATACGATCTACCTGATTCCGCCGCGTCAAATGCTGACCTTAAGGAAGGGACATCTTTGGCTGGCTGAGCCTCATGCGGACGAAGTCCAATTTCCGATCGACCATTTCTTCTATTCACTTGCGGAGGACACGACGTCGCAGTCGATTGCGGTTGTGCTGTCTGGCACCGGTACGGACGGCACGCGGGGCATCACCACGATCAAGCAAGCAGGGGGGATCGTTTTTGCGCAAAATGGAGAAACAGCCAAGTTCGACGGAATGCCGCGCAGCGCGATTGATAGCGGCAATGTCGATTTTGTCCTCTCTCCTGAAAAGATCGCCAATAAGCTAAAGTTTCCGCAATCGCTCACCCCGAGCGTCACGCATGTGCTCTCCTCCCGTAACGATCAGGATGACACAGAGCTGATCATAACGCGGATTTTGGAAAAGGTGCGCGAGAAAACAAACATCGACTTCAGCTTTTACAAAAAAAACAGTCTCATTCGGCGGATGGAAAAGCGAATGCGAGAAACGGACTGCTTCTCACTTGAAGAGTACGAAAAGCTGATCTTTGAGAAGCCTGATGAGGTTTATGATCTTCGCCAGGACCTGCTTATCCATGTCACTCATTTCTTTCGCGATCCTGATGCCTTTAAGGTGATTCGGGACAAGGTGCTGCCTAAGCTGCTCCTCCAAAAAGCCGCGGACAACTGCCAGGATCTGCGCATCTGGTCGGCTGGTTGCTCCACGGGCGAGGAGGCTTACTCAATCGGCATGCTCATCGTGGAGGCGCTGGAGGCGGAAGGACTGACGGATAGGATTCGTGTCCAAATATTCGCCACGGATGTGGACAAACAATCCATCGACTACGCCAACCACGGCGTGTATCCGCTCTCAATCGAAAACTCGATAAGCCCAGATCGGCTCTCTCGCTTTTTCATAAGGCATGGCGACAGCTATCAGATTACGCGCGAACTACGACGGCTCATTGTTTTTGCTCCGCATAATCTGACCAAGGACCCGCCGTTCAGCAATCTTGATCTCATCGCTTGCCGAAACTTGCTTATCTATCTGCAGCCCGCTATGCAGCAAAAGGTGCTGTCACTATTTAATTTTGCGCTTTCCACGGGTGGTTATATGTTCCTCGGACCGAGCGAGACGATCAGTCGGATGGACTATTTGTTCGAGGTGACGAGCAGGAAATGGAACATTTTTCAGCATAAAAGCTCACGGAAGCTTCCAGCTCTATCTTCTCTAAATATAGAAGGCAACCGCAATCCCCCTGCAAGTGCAGAGAACAAGCACCGCCGTCCGTCGACGGTGTCGGACATTGGAGAGAATCGCCGGCAAAATCAATTTTACAGTACCTATGTCAACGAGCATATGCTACCCTCTCTGCTGCTAGATGAAAATCTCGATGTACAGCATGTGACCGGCAATATCCAGTCCTTTCTGTCACCGGTAGAGGGCAAGCCTTCCTGGAACCTGCATCGGATCGTCGATCCTAGCCTGGCCATCACCATCGTGACAGCGATCCAGCAAATACGCTCAGACCAAGAGGAGGAAATCCGCTTCCGTGATCTTGTTATCCATACGCCGCTCGGCCAGGAGTTAGTCCATGTCATTGTGCGTCCTTTTTCCCGTTCGTTGACGGCGTTCAGCAACTATTACCTAGTTGTTTTTCAGAGATCGGAGGAGAAGGCTGATGGAATCGGCAAGCCCATCGACCTGGACGAGAGTGTCCAGCGGCAGATGCTCTGGCTGGAACAGCAGCTGCGTCTAGCGGAGGAGAAGTTACAGTCAACAATCGAGGAGCTTGAGGTGTCGAGCGAGGAGCTGCAGAGCACGAATGAAGAGCTGATTGCGTCCAATGAAGAGCTGCAAAGCACAAACGAGAAGCTGCAGGCGGTCAACGAGAAACTCGTTACGATCAACTCCGAATATCAGTTCAAAATCCAGGAGTTGACCGAGCTCAACAACGATATGGATCATTTTCTTGTGAGCACAAAGATCGGGACGATCTTTTTGGACACTCAGTTTTGTATCCGACGCTTCACGCCAACCGTCACCAACGAAATCAATCTGCTGGATGTAGATATCGGCAGACCGTTCCATCATATTTCGCATCAATTCTACTATCATGACTTTGTTGAGGATGCTGGACGCGTAATTGAGTCGCTGCGTTCAACGGAGAAGGAAATCAAGAGTCGTAGCGGCAAATGGTACAAAATGCGGATGATGCCATACCGTACGGTGGAGCATTTGACCAAGGGCGTCATCATCACGCTCGTGGATATTACAGAGTTGAAGGAGATGAATGAAGAACTGCTGCGCCTTTCGTACGCCGTTGAGCAGAGTACGAGCCTGATGGTGATCTCGGATATGCAGGGGCGCATCGTGTATGCCAACAGCCCGTTCCTGGAGCTGACCGGCGACACATCAGAGGGGGTACTTGGCCGCCACTTGAACGAATTGGATGATTGGCAAGCGAGCTGCGTCTCGTTCGACGAAATATGGAAGTGTCTTGAGGACGGTGAGGTTTGGGAGGGTGAACTGGCCGGTTGTTGTCTTGACGGCTCGATCTACTGGGAACAGGCTAAGCTGCTGCCAATCGTCAAGAGCGGGGAAATCATCCACTACATGAAAATTTCCGAGAATATCACCGAACGCAAAGCGACGGAGGAGCTGTTGCGGAAATCTGAAATGCTGGGAGCTGTTGGCCAGCTAGCGGCCGGAATAGCCCATGAGATCCGTAATCCGCTCACCTCGCTCAAGGGCTTCACGAAGCTGATGCAGGAGGATAATCGCCGTAATTATATCTCGATTATGGTTATGGAGCTAGAGCGGATTGAGCAGATCGTCAGCGAGCTTTTAGTGCTCTCCAAGCCACAGGCGGTGGATTTCCTGCCGGTGCCACTTGGTCCGGTGCTGCGCGATGTCATCATGCTCATCGAGGCTCAAGCGATTATGAACAATGTGCAGCTTGTGCTGCGCTTGCCGGATGAAGAGATGTTTGTGCAGGGGGTAGCTAACCAGCTCAAACAGGTGTTCATTAACCTCATTAAGAACAGTATCGAGGCAATGAGCTCAGGAGGGACGATTCAGGTCGAAGTTCGGACCGACGAGGCTGGCATGATCTGGACGAGCGTTTTTGATGAAGGGGGCGGAATTCCTCATGAAAAGCTGGCTAAGCTGGGTGAGCCGTTTTTCTCCACCAAAGCTAAGGGAACCGGACTCGGACTCGTCATGACCTATAAGATTGTCGAGAACCATCATGGCAAGCTCTATTACGAGAGCGAGCTCGGTAAAGGAACGGTCGGGCATGTCGGATTGCCTCGCCTAGAAAACCCTGGCGCAAGCTACGAGGGGTAGAATCAGCCGATAGTGAACCGGATCGTGCAGCTGCGCTATCCGGTTTTTTTATGCAATGGACCACCTGTAAGAGACGGTTAAGTCGTATTACTTGTGTGATAAGGCACATACAATGGGGAGAGCGGCAAGGCCGTGATGATAGCATCATAAGCGGCTCCCGTAGGGAGTCGGAAGACATTTTCAACCTTTCCGGATGCTGGCCGGCAGAAAGGAGGAGACATATGGCCCAGCAGGCTCTGTGCCATATGTCCCAAGGCTATTCTGGCTACGGCGGAAGCCACAGACGATTTACTTAGGAGAACAAGCCTGTTTCAAATGCTTATTTTTCGGGTATTGACCTGCAGTGCATGTCCATTTTTGTCGATAGTTGTTTGAGTGGAGAGTAATAGAAGTGTTCAGCGCCTTAAGGCCCAGACAGTACAGAGGGAGGGTGACCGGGTCAGTGGGCGGTTGTAAGCGCCTCAGCGGATAAGCTATACTTCTCTGGATGACATTTTTTGGAGAAGCGGGGGGCGCGGCATGTTGATTAAGGGATGGGTAACGGCATTGACCGTAGCCTTCGGTGTGCTCGTGGCCATCGCTGTCGTATTCGCTTATCTTCGCTTATATACCCGTCAGCAGAACTTCTCTGGACCCGAATCCAACGAGGGAAACCTGCATTCGGAGTCAATTGATTCGGATAAAAAAGACCGGAAAACAGGTAATTAATTGGAATTTTCTTTCCTACTGTGTGCATGAAGTGCTATAATAGTGTGAAAAATAAAAACATTCACTCTTCTGCCATGGGGTGCCTGTACCGTAGAGGGAAGCGGCCTTGAAGCCGCACGTGTTCTCGATTCTGATGTTTCGGACCGACCATCCACTGTAAGAGGAGGAGATTTCATGGCCAAGCATAGCCAGAATGAAGTCAAGGAAAGCCTCAAGGAACTCACGAGAATTTTTCAGCCCAAGGATCCGCGCAAGTTTGTTAAAGACTATATCCGCAAATACCGCATTACTGGCGGCTATGAGGACGAATTAACCACTCTGGTAGAACATGAGATGGGTAGAATGAAGTCATCCGTCAGTTAAGACCCCAGAACAACGACAGATCCGTAATCCCGCAAGGGAAGCTGCGGATCTTTTTTTATAGGATTATCTAGCAATCTATTTTTTCTTAATAGGGAGTCGACCATACTATTCTACTTCTCCTTGCATAGGATACCAAAAACAAGGAGGAGTATTGCAATGAAAAAGCTGGAAGTTAAAAATTGCGGATGTAATAGAAGGCCTCAATGTTATCCGGGTGGTAATGGAGGAGGCGGCCCTTCTGCAAATGCCTTCCCTTATTTTACGGTCGTCTTGATCAATCGGAATGGAACGCTTGCTAGAACGCCGAATTTTGAGGCCAGAGTGTTCCTGTTGAATACTCGTGTTGCGATAGCAACGGCACAGTTTGCCGAGAACGGGATCGCTGTTTTTCCGACTATTCCCAACCCTTCGGCGGTTGCTTACAGAATCGAAGTATATGGGGGCTATTCCGGTATATTCTACGGTTCCACCGTTATTCCGGCCCGGTCGTTGGGCGGTACTGTAATCAATATTACTCTTTAATGACACAAACCCTTCATTGGCTTAAGGGCCGGCGAAAGGTTTTTTAGATTTGGAATTGAAGCGCTCTCTCGCATCCCTAGTTATGGACAGCGCCCGCCCTGAATAAGATGTACTAAGTCTGTAAGGGATGCGGAGGTGGCAGCCATGGAAGAATGGAAATCGGAAGAAGAAATCAGACGCATCCGCAGGGCGGGGCAGGTTGTGGCGGAATGCCATGAGGCTATTGCAAAACGGATAGCGCCAGGCGTTACTACGCAGGAGATCGACCGCTTTGTGGAGCGTTTGATGGCCGAGCGGGGAGCCTGGCCAGCACAAAAAGGATATTTAGGCTACCCGTACGCAACCTGCGCCTCTGTTAACGAGGTCGTCTGCCATGGTTTCCCGGACACGATTCCTCTGCAGGAAGGGGATATTGTCACGATCGACATGGTGGCGGATGTGGACGGGTGGAAAGCGGACTCCGCCTGGACCTACTCTATCGGGCGTCCCCAGCCGAGCGCCGCAAGGCTGCTGGAGGGGGCCAAGCAGGCGATGCTGCGCGGTATTGCGGAATGCAGAATCGGAAGACGGATCGGCGACATCGGCGCAGCGGTCATGCAGTCGGCAAGGCAGTCCGGGCATTCCGTGGTGACAAGTTTTGCTGGGCACGGAATAGGCCGGGCAATACATGAGAGCCCGGAGGTCGGGAATTCCGGTGTGCCCGGCAGCGGCGTGAGGCTGGAAGCTGGGATGGTGCTGACTGTTGAGCCGATTCTAACGATAGGTACGGGAGAGATTTGGCTGGATCGCGATGGCTGGACGGCACGAACGCGCGACCGCTCCTGGTCGGCACAGTTTGAGCATACGGTTGCCGTAACCGAGCAAGGCCCAATTATTTTGACCTGTTTGTAGAGATTTCAGTTATCCACGGACATATCCACATATACACAAAAGATATCCACATTATCCACACCCCTCTGCGGATAAGTAGATGCTTTACGGCACAACGACTGAGCGGGATGTGGAGAAAACAGGGATTTAATTTCTGTTTGTCCCCCTGTGGATAAGTTGTAGGAGTCCTCCTTGAAATGGGAGGACTTTTTCGTATGGATTCAGGTTTATCCACAAGCGCGAAACGGTTGACCATGATAGCGGCAGGTGAGACAATGTTTCCGGTTGCAGCACCGTTTGTTAGCGACAGCTGCGCGTTGTTAGGTTGATAAATAGGACCGGAAACGGTCCAAACGGCTGAGAGCTATGCCAATAACTGAAAATACGATTTCTTGCCGGTGATCCTAGGAGGAGTGCAGATATGCTGAATAAACTAAGAGTGACCCAAGCGGTTGTGGATGCTGGAGTTGTAGCGGTTCTTCGTGCCGACTCCGCGGAAGAAGTAGCACGCATGGCTCGCCATGCAATCAAGGGCGGCATCAAGGCGATTGAGATTACGATGACGGTACCGGGGGCGCTACGCGCCATTGAGCAGCTAACTGCGGAATTTTCGAGCAAGGCTGATCCAGCTTCGGAGCAATATGCGATCGTGGGCGTTGGCACAGTGCTGGACCCGGAGACGGCGCGAGCCGCTATATTGGCCGGAGCGGAATTCGTCGTTGCTCCTGCACTTAACCCGGCCACAATCCAATTATGTAACCGCTATGCCGTGCCGATTATGCCGGGCACGATGACAATTCAGGAAATTCAGAGCGCGTTGGAGCTTGGCGTGGACATCGTAAAGCTGTTCCCGGGCAGCGTTTATGGACCAAGTATCGTTTCCGCGATCAAAGGTCCACTGCCGCAAGCAAATGTGATGCCGACCGGCGGCGTGTCGCTGGGCAATCTGTCGGAATGGGTGAAGGCAGGGGCTATAGCCGTCGGCATCGGTGGAGATTTAACGAAGGAAGCGGTCAAAACCGGTGACTTCTCACTTATCGAGCTCCAGGCAGAGGCCTATATGAAGGCATACCGCGACGCCAAGGGCAATTAATCTTTTTCAGGCAAGGGACAGGCTGGGAACGGGGGCTTGGATCGTCAATGGATGCTTCTTTGGACGGTTTCGCCCCAGCTTCCAAGGCTATTGTAAGAAGTTGCCGAGCCGGATTGGCGGCAGATGTCCCAGGCAGGTAGCGGTGCGGCGTCATTTCCGTTAAAATGGATAGCGGTAAAACATATGGCTTGGCAAGTTTAGAAAGCGGTTTAATGAGTTCAGGGAGGCGGAAAACGAATGACGGAATATCGGATTGAAAAGGATACGATGGGCGAAATCAAGGTTCCCGCAGACAAGCTATGGGGAGCGCAAACGCAGCGCAGCCGCGAGAACTTCCGGATCGGTTGGGAGAAAATGCCCCTGGAAATCGTCAAAGCGATGACGATTGTCAAAAAAGCGTCAGCCCAAGCGAACGCCAAGCTTGGCGTACTTGAGCCGGAGAAAGCCGAAGCGATCAGCCTTGCGGCGGACGAGATCCTTGCAGGCAAGCATGACGATGAGTTCCCGTTGGTCGTTTGGCAAACCGGCAGCGGTACGCAGACGAATATGAACTGCAACGAAGTCATCGCACGTCGAGCCAATCAACTGCTCGAAGAAGGCGGCTCTTCGGTGCGCATCCACCCGAACGATGATGTCAACCGTTCCCAAAGCTCCAATGATACTTACCCTGCTGCTATGCATATTGCAGCTGTTATTGCTGTACAGACTCGCTTGCTCCCTGCTTTGGAGACGCTGAAGGCAACGCTGCATGATAAGAGCGTTAAGTTTGACGATATCGTCAAAATCGGCCGTACCCACTTGCAGGATGCTACGCCGATCACGCTCGGCCAAGAAATCAGCGGCTGGGAAGCAATGCTGGAGAAGTCGTCCTGGATGCTGACCAGCAGCACCGACGCGATCCGTGAGCTTGCTCTTGGCGGTACTGCCGTCGGCACAGGCATCAACGCCCATCCGGATTTCGCGGTACAGGTTGCTGCAGAAGTGGCGGAGCTAACCGGCCACAACTTCGTGACCGCCTCCAATAAATTCCACTCCCTGACTTCCCATGACCAGATCGTTTGGGTGCATGGCGCGATTAAAGGTCTGGCGGCTGATCTGATGAAGATCGCCAACGACGTCCGCTGGCTGGCGAGCGGCCCGCGCAGCGGCATCGGCGAGATTACGATTCCGGAAAACGAGCCGGGCAGCTCCATCATGCCGGGTAAAGTCAACCCAACTCAGTGCGAGGCGATCACGATGGTAGCCTGCCAAGTTATGGGCAACGACGCGACGATCGGCTTCGCGGCCAGCCAAGGTAACTTCGAGCTGAACGTATACAAACCGGTTATCGCCTACAACTTCCTGCAATCGGTCGTGCTGCTGTCTGATTCGATGCTCTCGTTCAACGAGCATTGCGCAGTCGGCATCGAGCCGAACCGCGAAACGCTGCAGCGCAACTTGGATCAGTCGCTCATGCTCGTAACCGCGTTGAACCCTTATATCGGTTACGAAAATGCCGCTAAAATCGCCAAGCAGGCGCATAAGGACGGCACAACGCTCAAGGAGAGCGCGATCAAGAGCGGTCTGTTGACTGCCGAGCAGTTCGACGAGTATGTTCGTCCGGAGAAAATGACGGGCAAACG
This window contains:
- a CDS encoding fumarase, class II, with protein sequence MTEYRIEKDTMGEIKVPADKLWGAQTQRSRENFRIGWEKMPLEIVKAMTIVKKASAQANAKLGVLEPEKAEAISLAADEILAGKHDDEFPLVVWQTGSGTQTNMNCNEVIARRANQLLEEGGSSVRIHPNDDVNRSQSSNDTYPAAMHIAAVIAVQTRLLPALETLKATLHDKSVKFDDIVKIGRTHLQDATPITLGQEISGWEAMLEKSSWMLTSSTDAIRELALGGTAVGTGINAHPDFAVQVAAEVAELTGHNFVTASNKFHSLTSHDQIVWVHGAIKGLAADLMKIANDVRWLASGPRSGIGEITIPENEPGSSIMPGKVNPTQCEAITMVACQVMGNDATIGFAASQGNFELNVYKPVIAYNFLQSVVLLSDSMLSFNEHCAVGIEPNRETLQRNLDQSLMLVTALNPYIGYENAAKIAKQAHKDGTTLKESAIKSGLLTAEQFDEYVRPEKMTGKR